A stretch of the Selenomonas ruminantium subsp. lactilytica TAM6421 genome encodes the following:
- a CDS encoding heavy metal translocating P-type ATPase, producing MNNKQKKNLIRIILAAVMLIALSFAPLAGGPRFAAYLVPYLIVGYDILYKAGKGIKNRKPFDESLLMAIATLGAMALAIYEDGDYTEAIAVMLFYQVGEWFQAYAVGRSRRDISELMDIRPNYANLQQADGSLAQVDPDEVEIGSIIVVKPGEKIPLDGVVVEGFSSLNTVALTGESLPREVREGDDVISGCISSNGLLKIRTTKDFDESTASKILEMVEDASSRKSRSENFIARFARVYTPIVVYAALALAFLPPLVRFLGLGLEPAWGTWIYRALTFLVISCPCALVVSIPLSFFAGIGGASRQGVLVKGSNYLETLADVDTVVFDKTGTLTKGVFAVNAIHTDVFSREELLHLAAHVERYSTHPIAESLRAAFGQEADGCAVEQVEEIAGQGIRAQVNGRTVHVGNDKLMDDIGAEWHECDAAGTMIHVAVDGVYAGHIIIADVVKEHASEAIRALKRNGISRTIMLTGDSSKVANKVAAELQLDDVYSQLLPQDKVAKVEVLLQQQKQGRLAFVGDGINDAPVLSRADVGIAMGAMGSDAAIEAADIVLMDDDPLKISVAQRIARKTIRIVKQNIYFSIGIKVLVLLLGAVGLANMWAAIFADVGVMVLAVLNAVRAMFVPKASLLNKENGRSFADATIA from the coding sequence ATGAATAATAAACAGAAGAAAAATCTAATACGGATCATCTTGGCAGCGGTCATGCTGATTGCCCTGAGTTTTGCGCCATTGGCGGGGGGACCGCGCTTTGCCGCCTATCTTGTGCCCTATCTCATCGTGGGGTATGATATCCTGTATAAAGCGGGGAAGGGCATAAAAAACCGCAAGCCCTTCGATGAGAGCCTGTTGATGGCGATTGCCACTTTGGGGGCCATGGCCCTGGCAATCTATGAGGATGGCGATTATACCGAAGCAATTGCCGTCATGTTGTTCTATCAGGTGGGAGAGTGGTTTCAGGCATATGCTGTGGGGCGCAGCCGCAGAGACATCAGCGAATTGATGGACATCCGACCCAATTATGCGAATCTGCAACAGGCTGATGGTTCTTTGGCGCAGGTAGATCCTGATGAAGTGGAAATCGGCAGCATCATCGTCGTGAAACCCGGCGAAAAAATCCCCTTGGACGGCGTAGTGGTGGAAGGCTTTTCGAGCCTCAATACCGTGGCGCTGACTGGTGAATCACTGCCCCGGGAAGTCCGGGAAGGGGATGATGTCATCAGCGGCTGCATTAGCAGCAACGGTCTGCTGAAGATCAGGACAACCAAGGATTTTGACGAGTCAACGGCCTCCAAAATCCTGGAGATGGTAGAAGATGCCAGCTCCCGTAAATCCCGGTCGGAGAATTTCATTGCCCGGTTTGCCCGGGTATATACGCCGATTGTGGTCTATGCTGCGCTGGCGCTGGCCTTCCTGCCACCGCTGGTACGGTTTCTGGGCCTAGGGCTGGAACCGGCCTGGGGCACATGGATCTATCGGGCGCTGACATTTTTGGTCATCAGCTGTCCCTGCGCTTTGGTGGTCAGCATACCCTTGAGTTTCTTTGCGGGCATTGGTGGCGCGAGCCGTCAGGGGGTTCTCGTAAAGGGTTCGAATTACCTGGAGACGCTGGCAGATGTGGATACAGTGGTCTTCGATAAGACGGGCACCCTGACCAAGGGCGTATTTGCGGTCAACGCCATCCATACGGATGTTTTCAGCCGCGAGGAGCTTCTACATCTGGCTGCTCATGTGGAGCGGTATTCCACCCATCCGATTGCTGAATCCCTGCGGGCTGCCTTTGGGCAGGAAGCCGATGGTTGTGCCGTGGAACAGGTGGAAGAGATCGCTGGTCAGGGAATCCGGGCACAGGTGAACGGACGGACCGTTCATGTGGGCAATGACAAGCTTATGGATGATATCGGAGCTGAGTGGCATGAATGCGATGCCGCAGGCACGATGATCCATGTGGCGGTGGATGGCGTATATGCCGGTCATATCATCATTGCCGATGTGGTGAAGGAACATGCCAGCGAAGCCATCCGGGCCCTCAAGCGAAATGGCATCAGCCGGACCATCATGCTGACCGGTGACAGCAGCAAGGTCGCAAACAAGGTGGCTGCCGAGCTCCAGCTGGATGATGTTTACAGCCAGCTGCTGCCCCAGGATAAGGTGGCAAAGGTGGAAGTGCTTTTGCAGCAGCAAAAGCAGGGCCGGCTGGCCTTTGTGGGCGACGGAATCAATGATGCCCCGGTTCTTTCCCGGGCTGATGTCGGTATTGCCATGGGGGCTATGGGCTCGGATGCGGCCATTGAGGCAGCGGATATCGTACTGATGGATGATGATCCCCTGAAGATATCCGTTGCCCAGCGCATCGCTCGCAAGACCATACGGATCGTGAAGCAGAATATCTATTTCTCCATCGGCATCAAGGTGCTGGTGCTGCTGTTGGGAGCTGTCGGCTTGGCCAATATGTGGGCTGCCATTTTTGCCGATGTGGGCGTCATGGTCCTGGCTGTACTGAATGCTGTACGGGCGATGTTTGTGCCGAAGGCATCCCTGCTGAATAAAGAAAATGGCCGCAGCTTTGCGGATGCGACCATTGCGTAA
- a CDS encoding helix-turn-helix domain-containing protein: MPAHYKDIQDFLPQIPEGTLKINAHYPQHKQHGRLGKWQPLLTAGKGLIDNFHLFPGLHLSHARFLAPSVRYQHPASDMVIEINHCRRGRASWHLHGGKRLYLNAGDLDIHTTDCCADSYMEFPAGFYEGISISLDLNVFGRNLPTILQEARLSTEQLYQDFCLPASPLTLPSGSPLDRMLTPLYNIPDSIRLPYYQIKVQEILLLLSVWKPGSNPDRQQYHAEQTGRLQEIHAFLTGHLATRYTIAQISQKFNINPTTLKRDFKQTYGLPIARFMQEYRISQAMKRMRETDLPLSVIAREVGYISQSKFTRVFKEITGKLPTAYRRQ; the protein is encoded by the coding sequence ATGCCAGCCCATTACAAAGACATCCAGGATTTCCTGCCGCAAATTCCCGAGGGAACCCTGAAGATCAATGCCCATTACCCGCAGCACAAGCAGCATGGACGGCTGGGAAAGTGGCAGCCCCTGCTTACGGCAGGCAAGGGACTTATCGACAATTTCCATCTGTTTCCGGGCCTGCATCTTTCCCATGCACGCTTTCTGGCCCCCTCGGTCCGCTATCAGCACCCGGCTTCCGATATGGTCATCGAAATCAACCACTGCCGCCGCGGACGTGCCAGCTGGCATCTCCATGGCGGCAAGCGCCTGTACCTGAATGCCGGCGATCTGGACATTCACACCACCGATTGCTGCGCCGACTCCTATATGGAATTTCCCGCTGGTTTTTACGAGGGCATCTCCATTTCCCTGGACCTCAATGTCTTTGGCAGAAATCTGCCCACTATCCTGCAGGAGGCACGGCTGAGCACCGAACAGCTCTATCAGGATTTCTGCCTGCCCGCCAGCCCCTTGACATTGCCCAGCGGCAGCCCCCTCGACCGCATGCTGACCCCCCTCTACAACATCCCCGACAGCATCCGCCTGCCCTATTACCAGATCAAGGTTCAGGAAATCCTGCTGCTGCTGTCCGTTTGGAAGCCAGGCAGCAATCCCGATCGGCAACAGTACCATGCAGAACAGACTGGCCGTCTGCAGGAAATCCACGCCTTTCTGACGGGCCATCTTGCCACCCGCTATACCATCGCCCAGATATCCCAGAAGTTCAATATCAATCCCACCACCCTCAAGCGGGATTTCAAGCAGACCTACGGCCTGCCCATCGCCCGCTTCATGCAGGAATACCGTATCAGTCAGGCCATGAAACGCATGCGGGAAACTGATCTGCCCCTGTCTGTCATCGCCCGGGAAGTCGGCTATATCAGCCAAAGCAAATTCACCCGGGTGTTCAAGGAGATTACAGGAAAATTGCCCACGGCGTACCGCAGGCAATGA
- a CDS encoding cation transporter, producing MKKTYKIDVDCANCANLMEEAAKKTAGVKDATVNFMALKMKVEFEDGQDVQAVMENVRANCKRVEDDCEVYL from the coding sequence ATGAAGAAGACGTATAAAATCGATGTGGATTGTGCTAACTGCGCCAACCTGATGGAAGAAGCGGCAAAAAAAACAGCCGGGGTCAAAGATGCCACAGTGAATTTCATGGCCCTCAAGATGAAGGTCGAGTTTGAAGATGGTCAGGATGTTCAGGCTGTTATGGAAAATGTCCGCGCCAACTGCAAGCGGGTAGAAGACGACTGCGAAGTGTACCTCTGA
- the cbiM gene encoding cobalt transporter CbiM yields MHIPENYLSPSTCAVLGAAMLPVWLMAVKKVRQEVPPEKLPLLGIGAAFSFLSMMFNIPLPGGTTGHAVGGTLLAVLFGPWSACLAVSLALFVQALFFGDGGILAFGANCFNMAFAMPFAGYAVYKALLRAFPERQLLAAGVGSYVGINLAAFFAAIEFGIQPMLFTDGAGHALYAPYPLWVSIPAMMIGHLTIFGLAEVVFTTAVLGYLQKAAPEIAKGRQSKAGPAVYGLLALLICGTPLGLLATGTAWGEWDAEELAEQDYLGSVLGYIPAGMEDGFSFEALFPDYAIEGMPETFGYILSAIIGTALLVLLFKLAASFLGHKTNYDAPAHEG; encoded by the coding sequence ATGCACATTCCTGAAAATTATCTCAGTCCGTCCACCTGTGCCGTGCTGGGGGCTGCCATGTTGCCGGTATGGCTGATGGCAGTGAAGAAGGTGCGGCAGGAAGTGCCGCCGGAAAAACTTCCCTTATTGGGGATTGGGGCAGCTTTTTCCTTCTTGAGCATGATGTTTAATATTCCCCTGCCCGGGGGAACCACGGGCCATGCCGTCGGCGGCACTTTATTAGCGGTGCTGTTTGGTCCCTGGTCAGCCTGTCTGGCCGTGAGCTTGGCGCTCTTTGTACAAGCTCTGTTCTTTGGGGACGGCGGTATTCTCGCCTTTGGGGCAAACTGCTTCAATATGGCCTTTGCCATGCCTTTTGCTGGTTATGCAGTTTATAAGGCCTTATTGCGGGCTTTCCCTGAGCGTCAGCTGCTGGCTGCCGGTGTGGGGTCCTATGTGGGCATCAACTTGGCGGCTTTCTTTGCCGCCATCGAGTTCGGCATCCAGCCTATGCTCTTCACGGATGGGGCCGGGCATGCGCTCTATGCGCCGTATCCGCTCTGGGTGTCCATCCCCGCCATGATGATTGGCCATCTGACCATCTTTGGCCTGGCGGAAGTCGTTTTCACCACGGCAGTACTGGGGTATCTGCAGAAAGCGGCGCCGGAGATTGCCAAGGGCAGACAGTCCAAGGCAGGCCCTGCTGTTTATGGCCTGCTGGCGCTGCTGATTTGCGGCACGCCGTTAGGTTTGTTGGCTACGGGTACAGCTTGGGGAGAATGGGATGCTGAGGAACTGGCAGAGCAGGATTACCTGGGTTCAGTGCTGGGCTATATTCCGGCAGGTATGGAAGATGGTTTTTCCTTTGAGGCTCTGTTCCCCGATTATGCGATTGAAGGCATGCCAGAAACATTCGGCTATATCCTTTCCGCCATTATCGGCACGGCCCTGCTGGTGCTGCTGTTCAAGCTGGCCGCCAGCTTCCTGGGGCATAAAACGAATTATGATGCGCCGGCCCATGAGGGCTGA
- a CDS encoding energy-coupling factor transporter transmembrane component T, producing the protein MNLPRWARIEENYTPSRDRDYFISRSLLRILTVVLALRRQGQARNFLPAPAVLAFLAGFLLLTILARTLVFLTSQLALELVVLCLLSGQRAASILGSALLAVLFSALLVAPALLLGSGGQIFLLPFKSLLTVMAAGIVTELLPWHELTAALRFFRLPQELVFILDTTLRNILLLGQMAEKLLMALKLRSVGHNRQKVRALSGVLGVLFLHAQHLSVQMYEAMVCRGFTGEYPQSQKPPAWGGSLLLLLALFLFCLLFACLEHGILGRI; encoded by the coding sequence TTGAATCTTCCCCGTTGGGCAAGAATTGAAGAAAACTATACGCCGTCACGAGACCGGGATTATTTTATTTCCCGGTCTCTTTTGCGTATTCTGACGGTGGTTCTGGCTCTGCGCCGGCAAGGTCAGGCCAGGAATTTTCTGCCAGCGCCGGCAGTGCTGGCTTTTTTGGCAGGTTTTCTTCTGTTGACCATTCTGGCCCGCACACTGGTCTTCCTGACCTCTCAATTGGCTTTGGAACTTGTTGTGCTCTGTCTGCTGTCGGGACAGCGCGCAGCCAGTATTTTGGGCAGTGCCCTGCTGGCAGTGCTGTTTTCGGCTCTGCTGGTGGCTCCGGCATTGCTGCTGGGCAGCGGCGGGCAAATCTTCCTGCTGCCGTTCAAAAGCCTGTTGACGGTGATGGCTGCAGGCATCGTCACGGAGCTCCTGCCATGGCATGAGCTGACGGCTGCCCTGCGTTTTTTTCGTCTGCCCCAGGAACTGGTGTTTATTCTGGATACCACTTTGCGCAATATCCTGCTGCTGGGACAGATGGCGGAAAAGCTGCTGATGGCGCTGAAACTGCGCTCCGTGGGGCATAACCGGCAAAAGGTCCGGGCACTTTCGGGGGTGCTGGGAGTGCTGTTCCTGCATGCCCAGCATCTGTCGGTGCAAATGTATGAGGCCATGGTATGTCGTGGCTTTACCGGAGAATATCCGCAAAGCCAAAAGCCTCCGGCCTGGGGCGGGAGTTTGCTGTTACTTTTGGCTTTGTTTCTTTTCTGTCTGCTGTTTGCCTGCCTGGAGCATGGCATTCTGGGACGTATTTAG
- a CDS encoding energy-coupling factor ABC transporter ATP-binding protein produces the protein MKQIECHDVCYAYDGEPVLRHVEFAIAKGEAVALTGPNGAGKSTLLRLLNGLIFPELGSYFFEGQEITKTRMAEHKFSKYFHQRMGYVWQNPDVQLFCSSVAEELAFGPVQMGLSAAEIDGRVQDALELFGLIRLQNRAPYTLSGGEKKKAALASIFTMNPQVWTLDEPLASLDDKTQDWLVEFLQALKEAGKTLLFSTHEERLLKQLADRQLLLSSQHEISFN, from the coding sequence ATGAAACAGATCGAATGCCATGACGTCTGTTATGCCTATGATGGCGAGCCGGTGCTGCGTCATGTTGAATTTGCCATTGCCAAGGGAGAGGCGGTGGCACTGACCGGGCCCAATGGTGCCGGCAAATCTACGCTGCTGCGTCTGTTGAATGGCCTGATTTTTCCGGAACTGGGCAGTTATTTCTTTGAAGGCCAGGAAATCACGAAAACGCGAATGGCGGAGCATAAGTTTTCCAAGTATTTCCATCAGCGCATGGGCTATGTCTGGCAAAATCCGGATGTGCAGTTATTCTGCAGCAGCGTGGCGGAAGAATTGGCCTTTGGCCCCGTACAGATGGGCCTTTCGGCGGCGGAGATCGATGGGCGGGTTCAGGATGCGTTGGAACTTTTTGGCTTGATACGGCTGCAGAATCGGGCTCCGTACACCCTTTCCGGAGGGGAAAAGAAAAAGGCAGCATTGGCCTCCATCTTTACCATGAACCCTCAGGTATGGACGCTGGATGAGCCATTGGCCTCTTTGGATGACAAGACACAGGACTGGCTCGTGGAATTTCTGCAGGCGTTGAAAGAGGCGGGGAAGACCTTGCTCTTTTCCACCCATGAAGAGCGGCTGTTGAAGCAACTGGCGGACAGACAGCTGCTTCTGAGCAGCCAGCATGAAATAAGCTTTAATTGA